The following nucleotide sequence is from Glycine max cultivar Williams 82 chromosome 9, Glycine_max_v4.0, whole genome shotgun sequence.
ttttttaccGAATGCAATGTAATGGTGAAGTCAATGTGTGTTGTGAAGTCTTCTGGCTTGATGTCTGTGCTGACATTGTCTTGGGTGTGTTCTTTCCTTGATGCTGTAACTCGTGGTCCTTCCTTCTGTAATATACATAATTAGTGGTAATATTAACGGTTTAAACTGCTGCTTTGACCTTGCtcttttgtttataatatttttttttctgaatataaaattatatttttattggtaGTTTAACAGCTTGAAATCTGCTAATTTGCAGAAATGAATGGCCTGTAAAAACTACTGTGGAAGGCTTAGGGAAGTCATCTGTTGCAAGGCCCCATAATGGCAGTCAACATCCAACCTCAGATGTACAGTCATTTTGGTCATTTGATTAAAAAGAGGGCATTAGATAAAGTTGATAGATAAACACCATTGTTCTCTTGAGGCAGAAATAGTCTCCTATGGGGGAAGAGTTTAGAATACTGAACCCATTGTAtcttcttcctttcttcttttgtgAAGGAAGATTGATGTTAACTTAATGTTAGTGTCGATAGGAGTACGCGTTAATGCGTGCTTTTCTTGAGGCAGATAACAAGAGGTGTCACTCCTTTGATGTTAATTTGTCCTTTGGAGAATGGAGGTTCATACTCACCCTGTGTCATGATCTTCAAATatcttaatgaaaaataaaacttatactaACGTGATCCGCTGCTAATGAAGAAATATAGTCGGGTTTCTTTGTATCTCATTATTTAAGATTCGAGCATCATCTTTGATAGCGATGTGCACAAACTTGGGTGTGATCTGTCCCATTTTTCAGAATAATAGAATCCTGTGTTCTTTTTTAAGAATCCTTTGTACTTAGCAGtttgaactaaaataataaatattattcttaaaagaagagagagcattttaatcactaaaaaaataaataattatttatttattcaacaatataaataatagacattttaactttttcttcctATTAATGGAATGATTAAACGGTctcacatttattattttaaaggattggtttaacttttttttataattaaattgggTTAAACAGTTATTTTAAGGGactgaattaaatattttctctaatttattttatggttaATGTTAAAATTAACCATTTGCATAGAAATTTagtgattaatattttatactttagATAAGAGTGATTTTCCTTtgatccaaataaaaaaactccTGCAAAATGCAAATAGGTCGAACAGGTTGCATATTCAAAGTGGCATAACTAACAAATAATGACCAAAAACAATATTCTGACCTGCCGGATTCGAAGCTCCGACCTATTTGGTATGATACCAACTACAGTCCTCCGCTCTACCAACTGACCCAAGGTCGGAATTATATCCGTACAAAATATACGCTTTACATTACCACCAATGGATTACTTATAAATCtacgatgtttttttttacacccTCTTGATCTATGTTGTTAAACTTTACCACAAGTTTCTAATACTCaactatatatgtttttttattataattttacaccttaaataaaagtaaatattgaataatctattatgttttcataaaccaaaaagaaacaattatttatttatttcgaaTGTTATAAGCTTATTTAGGAACAAGTACAACATAATTATCAATCTAATAAACAATTCCTTTTCCATATTGCaccaaaagttataaaaaatgtacTGAGAAAAATATTGACAATAACAAGGCACAACCTTCATTTGCTCTAAAGAATAAAGATGTCCCTAACCAACTCTAAGCTCCAAATATCAAATGATGTAAGTTGTATAAATtctatatgaaaattaattaactaacaTTGAATGAGGAGAAGcctaaataattgaaaattaattgcatttgtttactctttattttttaaaatgtattatatcgtattttgatttattattttatatttttcctgaTTTATATGAGCCACTATTTCACCGATCTAACCAAGCCAAAATCAAACAAATCCAAACATTTTTGCTCcatattataaaaattcatattacAAGTTTACAACTGAGGAAACATTAATTGGTTTGTGTTAGGCCGCCTCCATGCTTGAGCTACTGCTAAATGTATGGTAAAAGAAAAGGGTAAgtaaatactaaaattaattaatactcgCGAGATTTTTCATTGATTGCTTGATCTTTTAAATACAAATACACTTAAAATCAATGGATAATAGTTATCCATCGGTCAACTTCTCATTcatttaagagaaataaaacaaaaactataatttataatataaaaatctaatCCCATTCAATATAGTCTTTTAACCGCTTTAGTTTAAAGACATGTTTAGATCTACTTGGGCCATCCTAAAAGTAACAGTTTGTCCCTTAACTGCTATTGTACTATAGTACTTAGTACGAAAAGGACCAAGATCTTAATTGGTCTTCCAACAATTGGTCCTGATTTCGCCACTAGAGCCAGTAAGTGGGCTAATGTTTCCCATTTTAACCATTGCATTGGCAAAGTCAGTGTTGAAGCTTGAAGGGTCGCTGGCATAACCATTTACTTGAGAGTCTGTGGATCCTCCATTGAAAAGCACTTGATCTGTGTGCAAGAGACCCTTTTGGCTCTGCAAATCCTTGAAGTAAGCATTGTCAAAGGTGTTTTGGCTGCTGTCAAGAGGGGCCAAATTGCTGTCACCACCCACGCTTGGACAATTTGCCTGCAATGATGTTGCAAAAGAGGAATCTATGTTGGTCTCGTTGTAAATCCTTGTTCTGAAAGTTGAACATTTAGCTTGCCCAATTGTGTGCCCTCCtgaaatatatattacaaatattaGAAGAACATATAGTACATTGTAaaagtaattataaatatacaatttttcatttcatcATTTGGGTGACCTGGTCTAATGGCATCATATCTCTCCTATCTCCTCTTATTAATGGAAAAATCAATATCACCACGTGTTATTGTCTTAATCAATCTTCATAtgatacataattaaattttttagtttataaaaaagagttaataaGACTTGATTGTGTTACATAGATAAATATTAgggtgagaaaaataaatttgaatcacACAGATATTGATTAGGACCACCATGGTCTAAGACAATCACACACACAAACTTACCAGTTGATTCATGCATTAGGTAGTTAATCGAATTAACATGAAATAAATGTTATGTTTTAAGTAACTTATCCATGGATTAATAAAGttggttaattttatttaattcttttaatgatttaaaaaaattattttctaaagtgTCATTTATTAGAACttgatattaagaataaaaaggaGTAATTGAAATTATAATCACAATGGAAGGATATTCTTGCAATGATATTATTACATGGggttaaaatagttaaaattttcttatatttgagtttaaaaaatatattcagttGTTGTTTATATTTAGGTCCAGAGGGTAGTAAATCCTTAATAATTCAACATGCATTTAGCGGGTAGTCAATTATTAATTACCTGAGAGAGCAACCATTTCTGCGGTGGTGAGACCTTTGTTTTGGAAATTATCGCTGAGTTGTTGCAGACTTAAATCAAAACGGGGCAAGTCTGAGTTTGCAGAACTTAAACTTGCAGTGGTTGAGTCTCTTCTGCCCAATTGCACTGTCCAACTAGGTCCACCAAGCTAAGAGATAGatcatatttcaataaattattagtaCCTAGCTAGGAGTAACTCATTATATATGggttttatgttaattattgtgtagcgttttgatatatatatatatatatatataatacttacAGCAACAACAGAGTCCCTTGCAGCTACAGTGAGAATATCAGCACAAGAAACAACACCAGGACATAAGCTCTCAACTTGAGACTTGATGTTGTCTATTACACCAAAACCCCTTATGGAATTAACGTTGCCAGCTGCCGTCTGTTCACCTGTGAAACTTGATGTATCATTCAATAGCACTGATGCATCACAtccctgaaattaaattaaacacgTACAAATTATTTGGTGATTAATAGAATGAGTCGTTTAACTAGCCTCATTTAACATTAGTTAGTTATTAGCAACACACGTGAATATGATTGTCAATGtcaagttttctttttctgaataatgatttaaaaaagGATATTGACTTGGTCTCTTTTGCTGGCCACTAGGGAATTAAACAAATGCTAACGGAAAATTAGATGTTCATATTGTCACTAAAAAATGTCATGTATTAACAGTTAGGAATTGAgtttaatttgtttgaattgatatagtatttgtcaaataaaaaagtaaactaTATAGCACTGCCACGTAattgaagaaaattttcttGTGTATTATTCGTGATAAACATGTATGCATGTGTGTGTGCAGATGCACGATGAACATGAAATTTGAAGTAATGAAAGAAGATTGATGAAGCTGGGTAAGTTGACTTGCTTGAACAAAACAATCATGGAAATGAAGACGTAGGAGGGAAGCCCCCATGCGAGCCTCATTGCTCACAGCAGAATCCACTGCACTCTTAATGGTTGAAAGCGCATTAGGACAAGTTGTGGAGTAAAAGTCAGAGGACAATTGAGATGAACTTATCCCAATAAAGCATAAGAATA
It contains:
- the LOC100815671 gene encoding peroxidase precursor, with the protein product MASSCFSMTTPIFKIRFFLFLCFIGISSSQLSSDFYSTTCPNALSTIKSAVDSAVSNEARMGASLLRLHFHDCFVQGCDASVLLNDTSSFTGEQTAAGNVNSIRGFGVIDNIKSQVESLCPGVVSCADILTVAARDSVVALGGPSWTVQLGRRDSTTASLSSANSDLPRFDLSLQQLSDNFQNKGLTTAEMVALSGGHTIGQAKCSTFRTRIYNETNIDSSFATSLQANCPSVGGDSNLAPLDSSQNTFDNAYFKDLQSQKGLLHTDQVLFNGGSTDSQVNGYASDPSSFNTDFANAMVKMGNISPLTGSSGEIRTNCWKTN